CTGAGCCGCCACCCAGGCCTGGCCGAGCGCCAGACCGGCGTCGCCGCAGCCTTTGTCTATAGGACGGAACACGGCCAAGCCTGCAGCCTGCAGGCGTGCAGTCACGCGCTCGCACAAAATGCGATTGAAAAAACAGCCGCCGCCGAGGCAGACGGTGCGGCTACCGCGCGATGTCGCGGCACGGATGGCCCAGTCGGCCAGCGCATCGGCGAGTGCCAGGTGGAATCCTGCGGCAGCCTGGTCCCGGTGCGCCTCGGGCAGATCAAACAGGTGAGCCAAAAGCCCGCCGAGCACCAAGCGGTTGTGTGCATCGACCGAGGCGCCGGGCAGCGGATCGGTCTTGGGGTGCTGGTGCTGGGCCAGCCAGCGTTGGGCACCGGACTCCAATGCGATCGCCGCCTGGGCTTCGTCGGTCTGGTGCAAGCAGAGGCCCAGCGCGCCGGCGGCTGCATCGAACCAGCGCCCGGTGCTGCTGGTGAACGGGCAGTTCAGTCCACGCTCCAGCATCTGCTGCACGCCTCCGGCCATGCTGGCCCCCACCGTCGGCGCGAAGCGACACGAAATTTCCTCACCACGGCCCAATACATGCAAAGCGCTGGCCGCCATGCGCCAGGGCTCACGCGCCGCACGGTCCCCTCCGGGCAGGGCCAGTGGCTGCAAGTGCCCCAGCCGCGCCCATTGCGAACCCTGCACCCAGAGCAGTTCGCCGCCCCAGGCAGCTCCGTCGGTTCCGAGGCCGACGCCGTCGAGTGCCAGTCCAATCACTGGGCCTTCGATCCCGTGTTCGGCCACCACCGCCGCAATGTGCGCGTGGTGGTGTTGCACCCCGATGGCGGGCACCCCCAGCTTGGCAGCGAATTCCACAGCGAGTTGGGTGCTGAAAAAATCGGGATGCAGGTCGTGCGCCACCGCCGCAATGGACCGGCCATGCATGGCCAGCAGTTGGCACACAGAGGCTTCCAGCCCCGTGCAAGCCGCTGGATCGCTGAGATCGCCGTGCACAGCCGACCACCTGGGCTCCCCGGCCACCAGCAGGCAGGCGGTGTTCTTCAGCCATGCGCCAACAGCGAGAACGGTGGGCAACGCGGCGCGCGGCATGGTGGCCCGGCGATCAGAGAGCGCCATCGGATGAAAGCGCGGCTTTGGCGCTGGCGAGTTCGGTTTCCAACTGCCGCACGCGCAAGCGCAATGCGGCAGTATGGCCTGTTTCCCCGTGGTCGCGATGGTGGTGGTCGTGGCCCATGGCGTGATCGAGCCAATGCAGCCAGGCGTCCATGCCTTCGCCTGTGGTGGCAGAGAGCTGGATGACTTCGATCGCAGGGTTCACGCGACGCGCGAGCTCAATGCAGCGTGCCACGTCGAAGCGAACATGTGGCAGCAGATCGATCTTGTTGAGCACCATAAGCTGGGACGCAGCAAACATGTCGGGGTATTTAAGTGGCTTGTCTTCGCCCTCGGTCACCGAGAGGACTGCCACCTTGGCGGCTTCGCCCAGGTCCCACACGGCGGGACACACCAGGTTGCCGACGTTTTCGATGAACAACAGGTTGTGATCTGCACCGTGATCATGATGGTGGTCGCCATGTGCGTGATCATGGCTGTGCAACTGGGCAAACGCCTCGCTCACCATGGGTGCATCAAGGTGACAACCCTTGCCCGTGTTGACCTGGACCGCAGGCGCACCAGTGGCGCGGATGCGGTCGGCGTCGAAGCTGGTCTGCTGGTCGCCCTCGATCACAGCAACGTGCAGTGCAGGCGATCGCGCCTTGAGCGCTTCTATGGTGGCGCACAGCAGCGTGGTCTTGCCCGATCCCGGGCTGGACACCAGATTCAGGGTGGTTACCCCATGGGCTTCGAAGTGGTCGCGGTTCTGTTGGGCCACGCGGTTGTTGGCGCCCAAGATGTCGGTCTCCAGCTTGATTGCGCGCGCCTGGCTCATGCCGGGCACGGAGACCCGGGCCGCACCGGCGCCAAAGTGCAGGTCGCCACGGGCAGGGTCGATCTGCACCACGCCGGGTTCGACCCCATGGGTTTTCAGATGCCGGGCGTGAGCCGGGCTGGTGTCACTGCACCCACAAACTACGCACATTTCATATCTCCTTCTGTTGCCCGCAGCGCTATGGCGCTGCGCATTTATCAATCGTCGCTGACCTGCATGTCCAGCACCCGCAGCTCCAAGCCTCCAGTGGGCTGCAACTGATAACCACCACACGCAGGGCAAGCGTCGCCGCGCATCGAGATGGCAACCGTATGGCTGCAACCCATGCACCACGCCTGGCCAGGCGGTTCTTCGATCTCGAACGCCGCGCCATCGAGCACCGTGTCGGGTGCCAGGCTCTCCAGTGCAAACCGCAGCGCCCGCACATCCACGCCCGCCAGTTGACCCGCCTCGAGCCGCAACACCAGCAACCGCGAAAAACCCTCGCGTACGGCCGTCTCCTCCACCAGCTGTAACACGCCGCCGGCCAGACTGGCTTCATGCATCTTGCCCCTCCTTTGTAATTCCCGACGTCAGCTCGAAGGGCACGCAGGGATCAAACGCGACCATCAGCAAACGCACTTGTTGCCGTACGTAGGGGGCATGAGGATCCATCACAGCCAACCGTTGCGCCACCTCGCCGTGGGGGTTGAAATTCCATTCGGTGGGCGCGAGAACATTGCAGGTCTTTGCGGTCGTGCCATCGTCGCTCAACATCACTTGATGCACCAGCAGGCCTCTCGCCATTTCCACCCAGCCAAGGCCTTGGCCAGGCATAGTCGATAGCGAGCCCCAACGCAACCATTGGGCGCCATGATCGGGTGCTGTGGTGGGCAAACAAAGGCGCACCAGTTCGGCCAGACGGCAGCCCAACATCGTCCAGGGGCTCAAAGGTGCTTGATCGGATGGTGTCTGCAACCGGGCCCAGGGACCTGTGTGGGCGCTGGCGCCTTGCCAAACCGGTTGCAGAGCGAACCCGGGCTGGAACGACAGCGCGGAGCTCAATGCGAGCAAGTGTTCCACCTGACCATGTGCCCGCAAAGCGCGCACGGAGGTCAATGGCCGATCAGGGGTGTCGACGTGGCGCGCATCACGCAGCAGCCGGGCTAGCCAACCACCGTGTGTCTGGCTCCAAGTCTGTAGCCAATCGCCTGCGTCCACCAGCCATGCATGCAACCACGCCGCCGGATCGATTTGCAGCAAGGTGTTTTTCAACCAGTCATGCAGCGCCGGCCAGTCTTCGGTGTGGGCGTTTTTCAGCGCGGGACAGGTGCTGAGACTTTGCACGGCAAGGTTTCCCATGGTCGCACTGGCGGTTTCAGTGGCCAGCAGGCGCGGCCAGTCCAGGCCAATGCGGCGTATGTGTTCTTGGGCCGTCTCCAAG
This region of Hydrogenophaga crassostreae genomic DNA includes:
- a CDS encoding Kae1-like domain-containing protein translates to MALSDRRATMPRAALPTVLAVGAWLKNTACLLVAGEPRWSAVHGDLSDPAACTGLEASVCQLLAMHGRSIAAVAHDLHPDFFSTQLAVEFAAKLGVPAIGVQHHHAHIAAVVAEHGIEGPVIGLALDGVGLGTDGAAWGGELLWVQGSQWARLGHLQPLALPGGDRAAREPWRMAASALHVLGRGEEISCRFAPTVGASMAGGVQQMLERGLNCPFTSSTGRWFDAAAGALGLCLHQTDEAQAAIALESGAQRWLAQHQHPKTDPLPGASVDAHNRLVLGGLLAHLFDLPEAHRDQAAAGFHLALADALADWAIRAATSRGSRTVCLGGGCFFNRILCERVTARLQAAGLAVFRPIDKGCGDAGLALGQAWVAAQQLVTHPRQDSPEKEIEPCV
- the hypB gene encoding hydrogenase nickel incorporation protein HypB, giving the protein MCVVCGCSDTSPAHARHLKTHGVEPGVVQIDPARGDLHFGAGAARVSVPGMSQARAIKLETDILGANNRVAQQNRDHFEAHGVTTLNLVSSPGSGKTTLLCATIEALKARSPALHVAVIEGDQQTSFDADRIRATGAPAVQVNTGKGCHLDAPMVSEAFAQLHSHDHAHGDHHHDHGADHNLLFIENVGNLVCPAVWDLGEAAKVAVLSVTEGEDKPLKYPDMFAASQLMVLNKIDLLPHVRFDVARCIELARRVNPAIEVIQLSATTGEGMDAWLHWLDHAMGHDHHHRDHGETGHTAALRLRVRQLETELASAKAALSSDGAL
- a CDS encoding hydrogenase maturation nickel metallochaperone HypA/HybF: MHEASLAGGVLQLVEETAVREGFSRLLVLRLEAGQLAGVDVRALRFALESLAPDTVLDGAAFEIEEPPGQAWCMGCSHTVAISMRGDACPACGGYQLQPTGGLELRVLDMQVSDD